One genomic window of Quercus lobata isolate SW786 chromosome 9, ValleyOak3.0 Primary Assembly, whole genome shotgun sequence includes the following:
- the LOC115959491 gene encoding uncharacterized protein At1g21580 isoform X2 produces MDLHRFLQQQQHHHHHHQQQQHPSSRYAPIASPRPHFPETPTFSHHHHNNNNQSHHFPQPHPPPPPHPRPLPPIYHQQPLRPPPPPPPPPQQQRHPFTPTQSQSFSFSSPTTPPFFSHNQIDDRTRYRLPEPDHSRPEFFNQHPRVLPDSRPYQHLDLDRNSAHHHHHNERTFDKFRLESEGNSSSRFVRPETIGYTFGSDPNHRDRERNELVWGGDHRRLNTSSRDLGFVSNQNQTLRKIESNSSGYDLRFGSVRENEGFRGGRIDASHDRQTSRDGVGDSLYEIGDGLGDGDGDRARIGSGKREYFGLESGRYNSGRGNREGSSEYNRTPRKQIQKKSALLRIQVVKTNHRNRESEREPSHYSGYFDKTNSGSFRGKDQFGYLSHGMEEEEEEEEEEVEHESEGSPVELDVSFKSNSLVAKAIVTPPSSTVVSDTDLTPKSEKIRKMSDGDRSNSKKRKLNEGTVKLDSSTHVTSKASPSGKDLKHSGEKAMTYNVGNVCDGSSQPSSSRASLSLVKSKVERCSKDTVSDKDGTNVGSGKNTAPKVVKRKKIVKKIVRRVVNPQSRLSSSEQMKKCDQPVKSDGSTHGPPAASGSDKGVTPSEKIITSDGMASRQDVVLQPSTDEVNLLPKNDIVSNECGINVDCNRACVPKIRRNWKGSTSPFGSPSCEENKIGKSPVNADNSTHILDSISNTDNDVTKPVKEITFSDIDIVEDVSKQICHNGVSLSHRNGAEKDSTEAMLSLENNFNSGLLSSEEIKTQEDITNTYSSHDGTDKNLGFENGMVKSQENITVCDVGIMDANRKQPCTNQFTISLENSIAEEIPGTRVGSSAIVGLSSSEETKIHGGLVHGQCSKHGSDITWDSDNSLTSLEEKITVLNGRTMNNTGKYPSPVKVMSLENCAIKRSTSGVSVRASEGNTQKIKKRRKTRTQLDFSNSTDIHVEPVNDLVSTANAADSNLCLSVKGPSPAEVTFSGVGSSNVGLLPGQDGMSGIHAKSLTDGLSEVKFTNNVDVNGYLYGTSLRCENKREVSASDLAFRPTAYVTNEGPTGTSTSRAEVPLSNNDDITQPDKEVAVSSINNLCTSGLIPCPNGLTALPKDTLDKGSSKAVRASRDVLTEDGLKLLHHGVESCIIAEDKAIPKAESPCISGLGSEPKEMSAPMACNINQNDIMDIERSGNEKMDAQAAEDRVLTHGESRCKIKSEPQSADFDQRFSSTGKEYDYPLVKEDLPSVSNKPSLFADGRRIFSSNTSDEVMESMSGTHPTLVSPDTLSEVQNIHTLNGRTSLSQISNEKVCGDDQKLDQKSIVEGGSNLSTHTSFPQYIKPVPVTEINHSTMGKTVLLPSQDSKITSHSLSVKTTELMGRKTQLGHAIPRTYPGHSSFVSTNSKNTASSTQIAKPRTWHRTGNSSAPLPGNKPFSQSVPPQRQLVKNNSKSQNTSYIRKGNSLVRKTAPVPAQRQGSHGLSSSVYRANSSGIDELKKSTGSDIRVDVIDAQDLLKTGMNTPLEKPGTPPLPNDTKLFAQATVSSGDNTPSPLAERSVSDCFESISDPMKFTETKNAPKTSEDALKISEISENLIGSSNNLESQAELNGANVASSNMKRIVYVKRKSNQLVATSNPSDLSGHNGNKNQAASDGYYKRRKNQLIRASLENQSKQSVAIPDDLFNSEGQRATTIVSSRKYSKKRLHKVVAKTREPMKSSLVWTLRDTQSSKTDQKVLPQLFPWKRATYCRNFMQNTASISNNSSLSMIRKLLLLRRRDTVYTRSSNGFSLRKFKVLSVGGSSLKWSKSIEKHSKKANEEATLAVAAVEKKKREQYRAACSSSRTKNRNNSSRERIFRVGSVRYKMDSTKRTLQRISDEGSTCSTAPQSEKDIKKSYIPKRLVIGNDEYVRIGNGNQLIRDPKKRARILASEKVRWSLHTARLRLARKRKYCQFFTRFGKCNKDDGKCPYIHDPSKIAVCTKFLKGLCSNPNCKLTHKVIPERMPDCSYFLQGLCTNRNCPYRHVNVNPKASTCEGFLRGYCADGDECRKKHSYVCPLFEATGTCPQGSKCKLHHPKNRSKGSKGKKRKRVGQQRKAQGRYFGSTHVNVSEPRSAVNEKHSTQNNDDIFIEGKYADYISLDFSDEEVGETNDPTSERMFYDSDSSDLQLDNLDELIKPVRIMNRNTA; encoded by the exons ATGGACCTCCATCGCTTcctccaacaacaacaacaccaccaccaccaccaccaacaacaacaacatccTTCTTCAAGGTACGCTCCTATCGCTTCTCCTCGTCCTCACTTCCCCGAAACCCCTACTTTTTCTCATCatcaccacaacaacaacaaccaaagcCACCACTTTCCTCAGCctcatccaccaccaccaccgcacCCTCGCCCTCTTCCTCCTATATATCACCAACAACCCCTCcgtccaccaccaccaccaccaccacccccacAACAGCAACGCCATCCCTTCACTCCAACCCAATCCCAATCTTTCTCCTTCTCCTCTCCCACAACTCCTCCTTTTTTCTCCCACAACCAGATCGACGATCGCACTCGCTACCGATTACCCGAACCCGACCACTCCCGACCCGAATTCTTCAACCAGCATCCTAGGGTTTTGCCCGATTCCCGACCTTACCAGCACCTGGATCTCGATCGAAACAGCgcgcatcatcatcatcataatgAGCGCACGTTCGATAAGTTCAGGCTTGAATCTGAGGGTAATTCTAGTTCTAGGTTTGTTAGACCCGAAACCATTGGTTATACCTTTGGTTCCGATCCAAACCATAGAGATAGAGAAAGGAATGAATTGGTTTGGGGCGGCGATCATCGCCGTCTCAATACATCTTCTCGGGATTTAGGGTTTGTGTCTAATCAGAATCAAACTTTAAGGAAAATTGAGTCGAATTCTAGTGGTTATGATCTCCGATTTGGTTCAGTGCGCGAGAATGAGGGATTTAGGGGTGGTAGAATTGATGCAAGTCATGATAGACAAACCTCTAGAGATGGTGTAGGTGATTCTTTGTATGAGATTGGTGATGGTcttggtgatggtgatggtgatagGGCTCGGATTGGTTCCGGGAAACGAGAGTATTTTGGTTTGGAATCGGGGAGATATAACAGTGGTAGGGGAAATAGAGAGGGTAGTTCTGAATACAATCGCACTCCGAGGAAACAAATACAGAAGAAGAGTGCTCTTTTGAGAATTCAGGTGGTGAAAACTAACCATAGGAATAGAGAGAGTGAGCGTGAACCGTCACATTATTCTGGTTACTTTGATAAAACCAACTCTGGTTCTTTTAGAGGTAAAGATCAATTTGGGTATTTGAGTCATGggatggaagaagaagaagaagaagaagaagaagaagtagaacaTGAGAGTGAGGGAAGCCCGGTAGAGCTTGATGTTTCATTCAAATCTAATTCGCTGGTAGCCAAGGCAATTGTGACACCTCCTAGTTCAACAGTTGTTTCGGATACGGATTTGACTCCTAAGAGTGAGAAAATTAGGAAAATGTCTGATGGGGATCGTTCGAattcaaaaaagagaaaactcaATGAGGGTACTGTAAAATTGGATAGTTCAACTCATGTTACTAGTAAGGCATCCCCTTCTGGAAAGGACTTGAAACATTCAGGAGAGAAAGCAATGACTTATAATGTTGGGAATGTTTGTGATGGTAGTTCGCAGCCTAGTTCAAGTCGGGCCAGTTTATCACTAGTAAAGAGTAAAGTGGAAAGGTGTAGTAAGGATACTGTTTCAGATAAAGATGGTACTAATGTTGGTTCTGGCAAAAATACTGCTCCCAAGGTtgtaaagaggaaaaaaatagtgaagaaaATAGTGAGAAGAGTTGTAAATCCTCAATCTCGTTTGTCAAGTTCAGAGCAAATGAAAAAGTGTGACCAACCTGTGAAATCAGATGGCTCCACTCATGGTCCACCTGCTGCATCGGGGTCTGATAAGGGTGTGACACCTTCAGAAAAGATAATCACTTCTGATGGTATGGCTTCGAGGCAAGATGTTGTTTTGCAGCCTTCTACAGATGAGGTAAACTTGTTGCCTAAAAATGACATAGTATCAAATGAATGTGGAATTAATGTTGATTGTAATAGAGCATGTGTACCTAAGATAAGGAGAAATTGGAAAGGCTCAACTTCTCCTTTTGGTTCTCCAAGttgtgaagaaaataaaattggtaaGAGTCCTGTAAATGCTGATAATTCAACTCATATCTTGGATAGCATTTCAAATACTGACAATGATGTAACTAAACCGGTAAAGGAAATTACTTTTTCTGACATTGATATTGTGGAAGATGTCAGCAAGCAGATTTGTCATAATGGAGTCTCTTTATCACATAGAAATGGTGCAGAAAAAGATTCCACTGAGGCCATGCTttctttagaaaataattttaattctgGTTTGTTAAGTTCAGAGGAAATCAAAACTCAAGAGGATATTACTAATACATACTCTTCACACGATGGTACGgataaaaatttgggttttgaaaatGGCATGGTCAAATCACAAGAGAATATTACAGTTTGTGATGTTGGCATCATGGATGCCAATAGAAAACAGCCTTGTACAAATCAGTTTACCATATCACTTGAGAATAGTATTGCAGAAGAAATTCCTGGGACACGGGTAGGAAGCAGTGCAATTGTTGGTTTGTCAAGTTCAGAGGAAACCAAAATTCACGGGGGTCTGGTCCATGGACAATGCTCCAAACATGGTAGTGATATTACATGGGATTCTGACAATAGTTTAACTAGTTTGGAAGAGAAAATTACTGTTTTAAATGGCAGGACCATGAATAATACTGGCAAGTACCCATCTCCAGTTAAGGTCATGTCACTTGAGAATTGTGCAATTAAAAGATCTACAAGTGGCGTTTCAGTCAGAGCTAGTGAGGGTAATACACAGAAGATTAAGAAGAGGAGAAAAACAAGGACTCAGTTAGACTTCTCAAATTCAACTGACATACATGTAGAGCCTGTAAATGATTTAGTTAGCACTGCAAATGCTGCGGATTCAAACTTATGTTTATCTGTAAAGGGTCCAAGTCCTGCAGAAGTCACATTTTCTGGGGTTGGAAGTTCAAATGTTGGTTTACTACCTGGTCAAGATGGTATGAGTGGGATCCACGCAAAAAGTTTGACAGATGGGCTTTCTGAGGTTAAGTTTACAAATAATGTTGATGTTAATGGTTATCTGTATGGGACTTCACTTAGATGTGAAAACAAGAGAGAAGTTTCTGCCTCTGATTTGGCGTTTAGGCCAACGGCATATGTGACCAATGAGGGACCCACAGGCACCTCCACATCTCGTGCAGAAGTGCCCTTATCTAATAATGATGATATAACACAACCAGACAAGGAAGTTGCAGTGTCTAGCATAAATAATCTGTGTACAAGTGGTTTGATACCTTGTCCAAATGGGCTCACAGCGTTGCCTAAGGATACTTTGGACAAAGGTTCTTCGAAAGCTGTGAGGGCAAGCAGGGATGTCTTGACAGAAGATGGTTTGAAACTTCTGCATCATGGTGTTGAATCTTGTATAATTGCTGAGGACAAGGCTATTCCAAAGGCAGAGTCCCCTTGTATATCAGGGTTGGGAAGTGAGCCAAAAGAAATGAGTGCACCTATGGCCTGTAATATTAATCAAAATGACATTATGGATATAGAGAGAAGTGGTAATGAAAAAATGGATGCACAGGCCGCAGAAGATCGAGTTCTAACTCATGGTGAGAGTCGGTGCAAAATTAAATCAGAACCTCAGTCTGCAGACTTTGATCAAAGATTTTCCAGTACAGGTAAGGAATATGATTATCCACTTGTAAAGGAGGATCTGCCTTCTGTTTCAAACAAGCCATCTTTATTTGCTGATGGTCGTAGAATTTTTTCTTCCAACACTAGTGATGAAGTTATGGAGTCTATGTCTGGAACACATCCGACTTTGGTTTCTCCAGATACCTTGTCTGAAGTCCAGAACATACACACGTTGAATGGCAGGACATCACTCAGCCAAATTTCCAATGAGAAAGTTTGTGGGGATGACCAAAAACTGGATCAGAAGTCCATTGTAGAAGGTGGTTCCAATTTGTCTACTCATACATCATTTCCCCAGTATATCAAGCCGGTTCCTGTGACTGAAATTAACCACTCAACCATGGGGAAGACAGTACTGTTGCCGTCACAAGATTCCAAAATTACATCTCACAGTCTGAGTGTCAAGACTACTGAATTAATGGGGAGGAAGACACAACTGGGTCATGCCATTCCTAGGACATATCCAGGTCATTCATCTTTTGTTTCGACCAATTCAAAGAACACAGCCTCTTCTACCCAAATTGCAAAGCCCCGAACTTGGCATCGAACTGGTAATTCTTCTGCTCCTTTACCAGGAAATAAGCCTTTCTCACAAAGTGTTCCTCCTCAAAGGCAGTTGGTCAAAAATAATTCGAAGTCTCAGAATACTTCTTACATTCGTAAAGGCAACAGTCTTGTAAGAAAAACTGCCCCAGTTCCTGCTCAACGCCAGGGCTCTCATGGTTTGAGTTCATCTGTTTATCGGGCAAACTCTTCAGGCATAGACGAATTGAAGAAGAGCACAGGGTCTGACATTAGGGTTGATGTTATTGATGCACAGGATCTTTTAAAAACAGGAATGAATACTCCTCTTGAGAAGCCCGGGACACCCCCATTACCCAATGACACCAAATTATTTGCTCAAGCTACTGTCTCTTCTGGGGATAATACACCTTCCCCATTGGCAGAGCGTTCAGTAAGTGATTGCTTTGAAAGTATATCAGATCCCATGAAATTTACAGAAACTAAAAATGCGCCAAAGACTTCTGAAGATGCTTTGAAGATTTCTGAAATTTCTGAAAACTTAATTGGTTCATCAAACAATTTGGAAAGCCAGGCTGAACTAAATGGTGCCAATGTGGCATCTTCTAACATGAAGAGGATAGTATATGTAAAGCGCAAATCAAATCAGCTGGTCGCAACTTCAAACCCTAGTGACCTGTCTGGACACAATGGAAATAAGAATCAAGCTGCTTCTGATGGCTACTACAAGAGGAGAAAAAATCAGCTTATTAGGGCTTCATTGGAAAATCAAAGTAAGCAGTCAGTTGCCATACCTGATGACCTTTTCAACTCAGAGGGGCAACGGGCTACTACCATTGTTTCCAGCAGAAAATACAGTAAGAAACGACTGCATAAGG TTGTAGCAAAGACACGTGAACCTATGAAATCATCTTTGGTATGGACATTACGTGATACACAGTCCTCAAAAACTGATCAGAAGGTCTTGCCTCAGCTCTTTCCATGGAAAAGAGCAACATACTGTAGAAATTTCATGCAAAATACCGCTTCTATTTCCAATAATAGTTCCTTATCTATGATCAG GAAATTGCTACTGTTGAGAAGAAGGGACACTGTTTATACAAGGTCGAGCAATGGATTTTCACTTCGAAAATTCAAGGTTTTAAGTGTTGGTGGTTCCAGTCTAAAATGGTCAAAGTCCATTGAAAAGCACTCGAAGAAGGCTAATGAG GAAGCTACACTAGCAGTTGCTGCagttgagaagaagaagagagaacaGTATCGTGCTGCATGCAGTAGTTCTCGGACAAAGAATAGAAATAATTCTTCCA GAGAGCGTATATTCCGCGTTGGTTCAGTTCGCTACAAGATGGATTCTACGAAACGGACACTACAGAGGATTTCAG ATGAGGGATCAACATGCTCTACTGCTCCGCAATCAGAAAAGGATATCAAGAAATCTTACATTCCTAAGAGATTAGTGATTGGCAATGATGA ATATGTTCGGATTGGCAATGGTAACCAGCTTATCAGAGATCCAAAGAAACGAGCACGTATATTGGCAAGTGAGAAAGTTAGATGGAGTTTGCATACTGCCAGGCTTCGGTTGGCAAGAAAGCGGAAGTACTGTCAGTTTTTTACAAGATTTGGGAAATGCAATAAAGATGATGGAAAATGTCCCTATATCCATGACCCCTCCAAGATTGCTGTCTGCACAAAGTTTCTGAAAGGTTTATGTTCCAATCCCAACTGCAAATTGACTCATAAG GTCATTCCAGAAAGAATGCCGGATTGCTCTTACTTTTTGCAAG GTTTATGCACCAATAGAAATTGTCCTTACAGACACGTAAATGTGAACCCAAAGGCCTCTACTTGTGAAGGATTTCTTAGGGGCTATTGTGCTGATGGGGACGAG TGTCGGAAGAAGCACAGCTATGTCTGCCCCCTTTTTGAAGCGACTGGAACATGTCCTCAAGGGTCCAAATGCAAGCTTCATCACCCAAAGAACCGAAGTAAGGGAAGtaagggaaagaaaaggaaacgaGTGGGACAGCAGAGGAAGGCTCAAGGGCGTTACTTTGGTTCTACACATGTCAATGTTTCTGAGCCCAGATCAGCAGTGAATGAAAAGCACTCTACACAAAACAATGATGACATTTTCATTGAGGGGAAATATGCTGATTACATTAGCCTTGATTTTAGTGATGAAGAAGTTGGTGAAACTAATGATCCAACAAGTGAGCGAATGTTTTATGATAGTGATTCATCGGATCTACAATTAGATAACCTTGATGAGCTAATAAAACCAGTTCGAATAATGAATAGGAATACAGCTTAA